Proteins encoded together in one Musa acuminata AAA Group cultivar baxijiao chromosome BXJ3-6, Cavendish_Baxijiao_AAA, whole genome shotgun sequence window:
- the LOC135641374 gene encoding TPD1 protein homolog 1-like, which yields MCVSGLRATVTSSSSSSSSKSTNRIGNQCSMDDIVLHQDATPPLPSGIPTYTVNVQNLCPLKDGCAMGQIHLSCGKFSSARQINPSIFRRLSINDCLLNDGRPLRPGETISFQYANSFSYPMAVSSATCVPSA from the coding sequence ATGTGTGTTAGTGGTTTGCGTGCAACGGTGAcgtcttcgtcctcctcctcttcctccaaatcGACAAATCGGATAGGAAACCAGTGCAGCATGGATGACATCGTGTTGCACCAAGACGCGACGCCGCCGCTGCCCAGTGGGATCCCAACGTACACGGTGAATGTGCAGaatctttgcccgttgaaagacGGGTGTGCCATGGGCCAAATCCACCTAAGCTGCGGCAAGTTTAGCAGCGCTCGCCAAATCAACCCCAGCATCTTCCGCCGCCTCAGCATCAACGACTGCCTCCTCAACGACGGCCGCCCCCTCCGCCCGGGCGAAACCATCTCTTTCCAGTACGCCAACTCCTTCTCTTACCCCATGGCTGTTTCCAGCGCCACCTGCGTCCCCTCAGCCTAA